In the genome of Flexistipes sinusarabici DSM 4947, one region contains:
- a CDS encoding tetratricopeptide repeat protein yields the protein MNNFYTQYEEGKACFDSGKYDEAREIFEEFIKHRNDFADVYNYLGYIYYISDDRESAIKAYQKAVDLNPSYTEAIMNFAVVLNDCGRSDEALKYMNQLKSVQYYEGVADSYCLGKLANMHAETARAYKSLFWYEEAIEQYQKALQLCPDFPDIRLEYAIALRDYGDMEKAVYEFDQVIVRKSDYAEAYIHQGIAFYKLGFIGFALESWKKGYEIDSKNKILSTFLYLLKGAREVK from the coding sequence ATGAATAATTTTTACACACAATATGAAGAGGGCAAAGCTTGTTTTGATTCCGGGAAATATGACGAGGCGAGGGAGATTTTCGAAGAGTTTATAAAGCATAGAAACGATTTTGCTGATGTGTATAACTATCTGGGTTATATTTATTACATTAGTGATGACAGAGAATCCGCAATCAAAGCTTATCAAAAAGCTGTGGATTTGAACCCTTCCTACACTGAGGCTATCATGAATTTTGCAGTGGTGCTGAACGACTGCGGCAGATCTGATGAGGCTCTGAAATATATGAATCAGCTGAAAAGTGTCCAATATTATGAAGGGGTTGCTGACAGCTACTGTCTTGGCAAGCTTGCTAATATGCATGCAGAAACAGCCAGAGCCTACAAAAGCCTTTTCTGGTATGAAGAGGCCATAGAGCAATATCAAAAAGCTTTGCAGTTATGCCCAGATTTCCCTGATATCAGGCTTGAATATGCCATTGCCCTGAGAGATTACGGGGATATGGAAAAAGCGGTTTACGAGTTTGACCAGGTAATTGTCAGAAAGAGCGACTATGCCGAAGCTTATATTCACCAGGGGATAGCATTTTATAAACTGGGCTTTATAGGGTTTGCTCTGGAATCATGGAAAAAAGGTTACGAAATTGACAGTAAGAACAAAATCCTGTCGACATTTTTGTATTTACTTAAAGGAGCTAGGGAGGTTAAATAG
- the serS gene encoding serine--tRNA ligase: MLDLKFIVKNPDTVKENLRKRGEKIDIDEIVMLDGQRREIIQRVESLKKERNEVSKQIGELKRRNEDISEITRKMKKVSNDIAAYDSEMKSVETAIKNKLLRIPNLLSERTPVGADDTENVVDHEWGEKPDFGFEAKPHWEIAEDLNLVDFTRGAKIAQSRFSVYTGMGAKMERALINFMLDEQTSNGYTEVIPPFLVNAETMQGTGQLPKFEDDLFKCERDGLYLIPTAEVPLTNIYASEILMDEELPVKMTAYTPCFRREAGAHGQDTRGLIRQHQFNKVELVKIVEPEDSAKELELLLSDAEGILKKLNLPYRVVKLCSGDVGFSAAFTYDIEVWLPGQECYREISSCSTFTDFQARRAGIRYKSKGEKGTHFPYTLNGSGLAVGRTFLAILENYQQSDGSIVVPEALRPYMNGLGELR; the protein is encoded by the coding sequence ATGCTCGATTTGAAATTTATTGTAAAAAATCCGGATACAGTTAAGGAGAACCTCAGAAAGAGAGGAGAGAAAATAGATATCGATGAAATAGTGATGCTGGATGGGCAAAGACGTGAAATTATCCAGAGAGTCGAGTCTTTAAAAAAGGAGCGGAATGAGGTTTCCAAACAGATAGGTGAACTTAAACGCCGGAACGAAGATATTTCTGAAATAACAAGAAAGATGAAAAAGGTATCAAACGATATAGCTGCTTACGATAGCGAAATGAAAAGCGTTGAGACGGCTATTAAAAATAAACTTCTGCGTATTCCCAACCTGCTGTCGGAGAGAACACCTGTGGGAGCGGATGATACGGAAAATGTGGTTGATCATGAATGGGGTGAGAAACCTGATTTCGGTTTTGAAGCCAAGCCCCACTGGGAAATAGCTGAAGATTTAAATCTTGTGGATTTTACAAGGGGTGCAAAAATTGCCCAGTCCCGTTTTTCTGTTTATACCGGTATGGGGGCAAAAATGGAGAGAGCTCTGATAAATTTTATGCTGGATGAGCAGACTTCAAACGGATATACCGAAGTAATCCCCCCTTTCCTGGTGAATGCCGAAACAATGCAGGGTACCGGTCAGCTCCCCAAATTTGAAGATGATCTTTTTAAGTGTGAAAGAGACGGACTTTATCTGATTCCTACTGCGGAAGTACCGCTGACAAATATATATGCCTCGGAAATTTTGATGGATGAGGAACTTCCCGTAAAAATGACGGCATATACTCCTTGTTTCAGAAGGGAAGCCGGTGCGCACGGTCAGGATACAAGAGGGCTGATAAGGCAGCATCAATTCAATAAGGTTGAGCTGGTGAAAATTGTAGAACCCGAAGATTCGGCAAAAGAGCTTGAACTTCTTTTGTCGGATGCGGAAGGCATACTGAAAAAGTTGAACCTGCCGTACAGGGTGGTGAAACTCTGCAGCGGGGATGTAGGGTTTTCTGCAGCATTTACTTATGATATTGAGGTGTGGCTTCCGGGGCAGGAATGTTACAGAGAAATCTCCAGCTGCAGTACATTTACTGATTTTCAGGCCAGAAGAGCCGGGATTAGATATAAGTCAAAAGGGGAGAAAGGCACACATTTTCCTTATACGTTAAACGGCTCCGGACTTGCGGTGGGAAGAACATTCCTTGCAATACTTGAAAACTACCAGCAAAGCGACGGAAGCATTGTTGTCCCTGAGGCATTAAGACCTTATATGAACGGGCTCGGGGAATTAAGATAA
- a CDS encoding SAM-dependent methyltransferase: protein MSPRLCVAGMPLSVGFDRIDKELQSIIQNSEIIIAEEKKTAHRVLARSGCRGRDFFLLNEHTDLKSKLSIVDKVSSAGLSCFFSDQGTPCVADPGYDFVDMCYDRGVDVFSFPGPSSITTALSLSGFYAEKFYFAGFPPREKSSRKKFFDKLFSAEDTIVLFERPYVMKKLVDELVVFKRRIAVVYNLGMKDEKVIRGRSKEIANELKNMPKAPFVVILEGVK, encoded by the coding sequence ATGAGTCCCAGGCTGTGTGTTGCAGGGATGCCTCTTTCAGTCGGTTTTGACAGAATCGATAAGGAACTTCAGAGTATAATTCAAAATTCGGAAATTATTATCGCTGAAGAGAAAAAAACGGCACACAGAGTGCTTGCAAGAAGTGGATGCCGGGGGAGAGATTTTTTCCTTCTGAACGAACACACCGATTTGAAATCAAAGCTTTCTATTGTTGATAAAGTAAGCAGTGCAGGATTATCCTGTTTTTTTTCTGATCAGGGAACGCCTTGTGTTGCTGATCCGGGATATGATTTTGTTGATATGTGTTATGACCGCGGTGTAGATGTTTTTTCATTTCCCGGGCCTTCGAGTATTACAACAGCACTTTCACTCAGCGGTTTTTATGCGGAAAAGTTTTACTTTGCAGGTTTCCCCCCAAGGGAAAAATCATCAAGAAAAAAATTTTTTGACAAACTGTTTTCTGCTGAAGATACAATTGTTCTTTTTGAGCGTCCCTATGTTATGAAAAAGCTGGTTGATGAGCTTGTTGTGTTCAAAAGAAGAATTGCCGTAGTTTATAATCTTGGGATGAAAGATGAGAAAGTTATAAGAGGGCGGTCAAAAGAGATTGCAAATGAGTTGAAAAATATGCCCAAGGCTCCTTTTGTAGTCATTCTGGAAGGGGTAAAATGA
- a CDS encoding glycerate kinase type-2 family protein, which produces MNLKQDTLNILYEAVNSVKPDNIFDDVNFNGGNLNICGDSYDLNDKSNVYILGSGKASVKMAEKVKEILGTKISGGLIVSNYHEDIEGVEVAESSHPLPDESSLEAGSKMLEFAKSCKEDDFIIYLLSGGTSSLLEYPAEGIGISDINTATDILMKAGADITELNTLRKKLSKIKGGRLASYLKCDGVVLVLSDVVGDDLNYIGSAPLYYDSSSDISADIIFDKYSLYDKLPKNVIERLKSEKDTESRRSLKHYILGNNNRALLKAAEKAENLRYKPVILTSLLQGEASAAAGFIVSLLKYHSTHEFLSKPLCFIAGGETTVTVKGDGKGGRNQELALAGLLEMSGLGNVSLGCIGTDGIDGNSDAAGAVVTPNLLDDVSVDELKSYLRNNDSNTILTKLDSIIKTGNTGTNVCDVYVGLVG; this is translated from the coding sequence ATGAACCTGAAACAAGATACTTTAAATATTTTATATGAAGCCGTGAATTCCGTAAAACCGGATAATATTTTTGATGATGTAAATTTTAACGGCGGAAATCTAAATATTTGCGGTGATTCTTATGATTTAAACGATAAGTCAAATGTTTATATCCTTGGCAGCGGCAAAGCTTCCGTAAAAATGGCTGAAAAGGTGAAAGAGATTCTGGGAACGAAAATTTCCGGCGGACTTATTGTATCCAATTACCATGAAGACATTGAAGGCGTTGAAGTGGCAGAGTCATCCCATCCGCTCCCCGATGAAAGCAGCCTGGAGGCCGGAAGTAAGATGTTAGAGTTTGCCAAATCATGCAAAGAAGATGATTTTATTATTTATCTTCTCAGCGGCGGAACATCCTCTCTTTTGGAATATCCGGCGGAAGGTATTGGTATTTCAGATATAAATACTGCCACTGATATTTTAATGAAAGCAGGTGCTGATATTACCGAACTTAATACATTAAGAAAAAAACTGTCAAAAATCAAAGGGGGCAGGCTTGCCTCCTATTTGAAATGTGACGGTGTTGTTCTTGTTTTATCTGATGTGGTGGGTGATGATCTGAATTATATCGGTTCCGCTCCCTTGTATTACGATTCATCATCTGACATTTCCGCTGATATAATTTTTGATAAATACAGTCTTTATGATAAATTACCAAAAAATGTGATTGAAAGGCTGAAATCTGAAAAAGATACAGAAAGCAGAAGATCATTAAAACATTATATTCTGGGCAATAATAACAGGGCTCTTTTGAAAGCTGCGGAAAAAGCGGAAAATTTAAGATATAAGCCCGTGATTCTTACTTCTCTGTTGCAGGGGGAGGCCTCTGCAGCGGCAGGTTTTATTGTTTCTCTTCTGAAGTATCACAGTACTCATGAATTTTTATCTAAGCCCCTTTGTTTTATTGCCGGCGGTGAAACGACGGTGACAGTTAAAGGTGATGGTAAAGGCGGCAGAAATCAGGAGCTGGCACTGGCTGGTTTGTTAGAAATGAGCGGTTTGGGAAATGTTTCCCTTGGTTGTATCGGAACAGACGGAATTGACGGAAATTCCGATGCTGCGGGAGCTGTCGTAACGCCGAACCTGCTTGATGATGTTAGTGTTGACGAGTTAAAAAGTTATCTTAGAAATAATGATTCCAATACTATATTGACAAAATTAGATTCTATTATAAAAACGGGGAATACAGGAACCAATGTATGTGACGTTTATGTAGGACTGGTGGGCTGA
- a CDS encoding DMT family transporter: protein MSKYLVYVLLVVGGTFASLQASINARLAKSVGFVESVFISFTVGTMVLAAAVLLKNGNGLKHIFEVPPVFLTGGMLGACFVFIITYSVHVTGVASALATAIGVQLLAGLLIDKYNPMNVIKLNVHWYNVLGVLFIILGIILVTRGR, encoded by the coding sequence ATGTCTAAATATCTCGTTTATGTGCTTCTTGTCGTAGGAGGGACATTTGCTTCTCTTCAGGCTTCCATTAATGCCAGGCTGGCCAAATCTGTGGGTTTTGTGGAGAGTGTTTTTATCTCATTCACTGTTGGCACAATGGTTCTTGCAGCTGCAGTACTGCTTAAAAACGGAAACGGCTTAAAACACATTTTTGAAGTTCCTCCTGTATTTTTAACCGGCGGTATGCTAGGAGCCTGCTTTGTTTTTATTATTACCTATTCAGTTCATGTTACAGGCGTAGCTTCGGCACTTGCTACGGCTATAGGTGTTCAGCTGCTGGCTGGGCTTCTTATCGACAAGTATAATCCGATGAATGTCATAAAGCTGAATGTTCACTGGTATAATGTTCTCGGGGTACTTTTTATTATTCTCGGTATAATATTGGTGACAAGGGGTAGATAA
- a CDS encoding ArsR/SmtB family transcription factor: MDNMWLEDYSEKLKAIGHPVRLKIILGLMENECNVSKICNGLQVPQATTSQHLSILKNKGIIEGRREGTTVCYKVVDDGVAEMLKKLTEVCNVEVDCT, encoded by the coding sequence ATGGACAATATGTGGTTGGAAGATTATTCTGAGAAACTTAAAGCTATCGGTCATCCGGTTAGATTGAAGATTATTCTCGGTTTAATGGAAAATGAATGTAATGTATCAAAAATCTGCAACGGCCTTCAGGTTCCTCAGGCTACTACGAGTCAGCATTTAAGTATTCTGAAAAATAAAGGAATCATTGAAGGCAGACGTGAAGGAACAACGGTCTGCTACAAAGTGGTTGATGATGGAGTGGCTGAAATGTTGAAAAAACTTACGGAAGTTTGCAACGTGGAAGTTGATTGCACTTGA
- a CDS encoding ArsR/SmtB family transcription factor, producing the protein MREVAALFKSLGDENRLRIFMMLAERPMCVCEINAVLNVALSTISAHLKNLKYARLIEDSKEGRWVVYRLAENDFALSILNLLKSKLADDEVFKSDIQKVRKISREDLVC; encoded by the coding sequence ATGAGAGAAGTTGCGGCTCTTTTTAAATCGCTCGGTGATGAGAACAGGCTGAGAATTTTTATGATGCTGGCCGAAAGACCGATGTGTGTATGCGAAATTAACGCAGTTCTTAATGTTGCTTTATCCACTATTTCCGCTCATCTTAAAAATCTCAAATACGCCAGGCTAATTGAGGATTCCAAGGAAGGCAGGTGGGTTGTTTACCGCTTGGCCGAAAACGATTTTGCCTTAAGTATTCTCAACCTTTTAAAATCTAAACTTGCTGATGACGAAGTCTTTAAAAGTGATATTCAAAAGGTGAGAAAAATCAGCAGAGAAGATCTCGTCTGTTGA